ACTTTCTGACCAGTCCTCCTGTCCACATATCCAAATGGATATGTTCTAAATCAGGACCCCTTGGTCAAATgtagggtagggtttcctgcctaacaaggggctggactagaagacctccaaggtcccattcaactctgttattattaaacGATAACCTGGAGAATCATTGATGAAGAATCAAACCTTTCATTATATGCCAATGAGACATGCATAGCTAGTATAACTAGCATATCATGTGACCTGTTAAAGAATGTAAGACTATGCAAGCTGTTTTAATTTACATAGCATTCTCAatcaatatcaatcaatcaatcaaccaatcaatcagaatagagctggaagggacttggaggtcttctagtgcaaccccctactcaagcagcagaacttatatcatttcagacaaatagaatGTTGCGGGAATTGGggatatctagtttaatgaaaagaagactagggatgacatgatagcagtgttatgatatctcaggggcttccacaaagaagaggtggtcaaactattctccaaagaacctgagagcaggacaagaagcaatgggtggaaactaatcaaggagagaagcaacctagaactaaggagacatttcctgacagttagagcaattGACCAATTGAACAACTTGCACGCAGAAATtttgaattctccaacactggaagtatttaagaagaggttggacaaccatagagaatatctccgggaccgccttctgctgcacgaatcccagcgaccggttaggtcccacagagttggccttctccgggtcccgttgactaaacaatatcatttggtgggacccagtggaagatccttctttgtggcggccccgaccctctggaaccagctccccccagagatcagaattgcccccaccctccttgccttttgtaaacttcttaaaacccacctctgccgtcaggcatggggtaattgagacacctccccggggcccatacagtttatgcatggtatgtttgtgtgtgtgtatattgtttgctttttaataagggttttttagtgattttaaattattagatttgttatatattgttttattattgttgtgagccgcaccgagtctacggagaggggcggcatacaaatctaaataataataataataataataataataataataataataataataataataataataataataaatttgtctgaagtggtgtaggatttcctgcctgagcggggggttggagtagaagacctccaaggtcccttccaactctgttattctattctaaatggctGTTCACTCTCTTCTTAAATCTAATCTGAAGGACATGTTCTTTGTTACTTAAAATATTGCATGCTATGGGAAGTCATATAATACTAATGTGCCAGCCTATAGCTgacacccctctttctttctttctttctttctttctttctttcttttcttttcttttcttttcttttctttttttcccttcccccttccccatATCCCCTATCCTCAATTCATTCATTTCCCcctcattttttccttttcttttcttttctccttccccttttcttttccataCTTGATGTTATTGTTATAcctttataccagtgtttcccaaccttggcaacttgaagatatttggacttcaactcccagaattccccagccagcaaatgctggctggggaattctgggagttgaagtccagatatcttcaagttgccacggttgggaaacactgctttataccaCGTACTACATTCTTTTTTGTCTTACGTTTTTAATGAAAATatctaataaagattattttaaaaaatattgcatgCTTCAACACAACTTTTAGATGGTTCAATAAACAATATTCTGGATTTTACATCTTGGATTTACAGAATAAGCAGGcttgtcttgggggggggggaatagatcAAGTACCTTACCTAGCATTTTTATTGTCTGTCTGTTGTACTTGTCCCTGATGGAAGTCTTTGGCccaatgtttttcttctttcgCTTCCAAAGCTTTCTCACAATGAGGCTGTAGAGAACGGTCAAGCAGAAAACGGGCAGGAAAAAGAAGACACTGGAGGTCCACACCATAATGGTCAGCCACCCTGAATGAATGGCATACTCCGTGATTCGACATTCATTGGTATCCAAAGGATTTGTCCCATTCTCATGCTCAACTCCAACCAGAACAAAGATGGGCCCGGCACTGACGAAAGATATCACCCAGAGCATGAGGATAAGGAGTTTGACTTTGGTCTTGGTGATGATCGCCTTGGCCCTGAGTGGAAAGCAGACAGCAAAGTATCTTTCGGCGCTCAGGGCTGTGATGTTGAGTATGGTTGAGTAGGTACAACACTCGCTGACAAATTGGAAGAGCTTGCAGAGAAGATCTCCAAAATTCCAGGGCTGATACTGCCAGAGGCGGAAGAGGTCCAGGGGCATGCAAAGGAAGATCAAGAGGTCGGAGAAAGCCATGCTGGAGAGGTACAAGTTGGTGGTTGTCCTCATATCCTGGAACTTAAAGACCACCAGCATTGTCATCAGGTTTCCAAGAATCCCAACCGTGAAGAAGAGCAAACAGGTGACAGTGACACTGGTGAGGAGAGGTGCAGGGAACAGGTACGAAACTTCAGTCTGGGTGTTGTTGTCATAATCCATGATGGTTATGTGTCCAGTCAGTATTTGTTCATCTGACTACATCAGCTGCTTCCTCATATCTGAGAAGAACCAGGCCATGGGCTCtgaggatggcaaaaaaaaaaaatagacagttGAGAGATgctaaatgaaaacaaacaagccAGGTAAGCAAGatgtggattggattggattggaaggggaggagagagaggaaattCAATCTAACTTGAAAACTTTCCAGTCCCTTCATGAGATTCGGATTCCTCTAACAAAGTAAGTCATCTGCCATAATcattgttttgcttctgcattaaccatgcaacaacacaagagcacgcaacagattcaaacttaatattaatcgctccaaacttgactgtaaaagatatgactttagcaatagagttgtcgaagcgtggaactcattactggactcacctaacccccaacatttctcccttagactatccacaattgacctctccaggttcctaagaggtcagtaaggggcgtatataagtgcactagtgtgcccttcgtcccctgtccaattgtctctccttatctcatatatcatataaccatctttcagctgtggcaagggggacgtttgcccaggttcgcctggtgcaccagttgcggccctacattgatcgggactcactgctcgcagtcactcatgccctcatcacctcaagattcgactactgtaacgctctctacatggggctatctttgaaaagtgttcggaaacttcacatcgtgcagaatgcagctgagagagcaatcatgggcttcccaaggtatgtccaagttacaccaacactccgcagtctgcactggttgccgatcaatttccggtcacaattcaaagtgttggcatcggaccagaatatctccgggaccgccttctgccgcacgaatcccagcgaccgattaggtcccacagagttggccttctccgggtcccgtcgactaaacaatgtcgtttggtgggtcccagaggaagagccttctgtgtggcggccccaaccttctggaaccagctcctccctgagattagaactgcccccatcctccttgcctttcgtaaactccttaaaacccacctctgtcgtcaggcatgggggaactgatataacttccccaggcctatattgtttatgtatggtatgttgtgtgcatgtttttttaaataatgggttttagttttaattattagatttgtattctacattgttttttcaattattgttgtgagccgccccgagtctatggagaggggcggcatacaaatttaataaataaataataaaataataaaatatatcttttcttcctttcatatatcttctctatttttatatcttttcttctatccttttctttatatataatgctacatgtctattctcttcaatatatattgtgtattggacaaaataaataaataaataaaaataacaataaatgagCTGGTTCACGGGGCTATGTCATCATTGGAGGTCTCTCAGTAAGAAGAAGGGCTACTGAAAATGGGGATGTCTACCTTGAAAAACTGTGGTTTTTCTCTCCAGAGGGACCGTTTTTAGATGGAGGCTGCAGTCACTGACTGAAAAGCATGCACGAAGGAACCAGAATATAGAAGCAACACTCTGAGAGAAACCAAGCTGAGCTGCTTCCAACCCTTTAACCAATGTGACCCTTTGTGTCGATATCTCTTCCACTTCACATTTGTGAAACCTTTTCCACCGACAAGGCATTCTTTTGCATTATTTACCTAGACTACCAAAGGTCACTGTTGTATAATGAGAAGCTCAACCTGTGAATTTAATAGTACCAAGACATCTGGAAGGCATCAGTTCAGGAAAGAATCAATTATTATGCAATGAAATCAGAATCCAAGAACTAGTTGACCTATCAAACTCAAACAGTATATTTCAGGACTCCTGAAGCTGCGTTCACACAAGAAACCCATTTTCTAATCTGTGACATTGAGCATTAAACTCCTAAAGAAGTCTACAATAAAATAACCCAAGAATAACAATGGACCAATTTAACAAGACCAGTGATTTGGTCTTCCATTGACTTTGTGGGGTGAATTCAGCTTTATTCTCTTAACCTAGCCCAACCTGCAGCATTTATACAGAGGTAAATTTTATAAGACAAATGAAGCTCTGTGAAAAAAATGGTTTGTTGTTCAGCAAGAGTCATGAGTAAAAAGCAAATATATAGATATTTAGTTTATCTTGCTTTTCAGGCCAAATGAATGGTATTTTTCAACTAActgatgaaaattaataaagtatggCATAACTGATGAAATATAATAAACTATACACTTTGGAGCTTGAACTTTACAAAAGTGATAAAAAGTGAGGGGGGATATCTTatagtttgtctgtctgtccatcctccatccatccatccacccacccacccacccatcatccatccatccatccacccacccacccacccgtcatccatccatccatccatccatccatccatccatccatccatccatgctatCCTACTCAGATACACATCCtcaaacaagattttttttttaatggcataaTAGTGTAATGGCAAGACGCTGGATTCTGCTTGCATGTGTCCCAACCTtgttgttttatttcctttttattgCTATTTGGATCAAATCCCATGGGATGAACtattctctctctttaaaaaaacaaattgtgCACCGTTCAGGAGAGCAGAACAGGGTGAAAGTAATCCAAGAACACCATCCTTTGATAGGAGAACTCTTCCAATGGCTACAGAATTCCAGGGCACGGGAGGAAAGTGACAACCTcccatctattattattaatattattattatcatcatcatcatcatcatcatcatcatcatcatcattattattattctaggcAGTATTATTAACAAGACTATGAATAGTATTCACAGAATTTCAGGTAGGTGGTCTGCAGAAGATCCAAACGATCTAAAAGATCCTGCGTTTCAAGGGGGTCCGTTATGCCAGGTGAGAGTCCCCTAAAGGAGAAAGTCTGACCCCCTTCCCTGGAGCAGCCCCCCATCCATGACCCACACGCCGCCTGCTTACCTAGCCAGCTTCCACGGACAACTTTTCTCCTTCTGCCCGCGCGGCGCGGAGGAACAGCCGGGACGGGAGAGGCGGAGAAGCAGGGTCGGCACGCCCAGCGGGCTCCTCGCCCCCTCCCCAGAGAGGAAGCCCCGTCCCCGGCTTACAAGGACGTCCCTCCGCTCCCCGGCTGCAGGGAGCGTCTCTGAGCAGAGCAGAGCGCAGCGTAATATTATTGTAGTTGTTGTTATTCGGGACTATTCATTCCAACTCGCGCAGCGCATCCCATCCGAGCGTGGAATCGACCGTCCCCGGAAAGGATCGACCTTCGGGAGGATCTGCAGAGCCTCGGCTCCGCTCTCCGCCCTCCCTTCCACCCCCCGACGGACACAGCAGTCCCCAGCAAAGCGCCCGATCTGGTGGTGGTCGTAGTGGAGGGAGACTGTCCAATGCGCACCcaaaaagagtcttcggagagggggcggcatacaaatctaataaattattattaattattaccctTGGGTCGAACAGAGAGGACGGTCTAAGGGCTGGATCGGGAGGCGAGAGGATGGCTGAGAGATTCCCAGCAGCGGGATGAGTAAATAAatcattgaatacagctcatctgtctggaacccgcaccgcatttcggacataaacgctctagaaaatgtccagagatactttaccagaagagccctccactcctccactcgcaatggaataccctatgcaactagacttaaaatcctaggtttagaaagcttaaaactgtcgccttaaacacgatctaagcatagcccataacatcatctgctacaacgtcctacttcagcttcaaccacaacaacacacatgagcacacaacagatacaaactaaacgtaaaccgctccaaactcgactgtataCGACttaagtaaccgagtagttgatgcatggaactcactaccagactctgtagtatcttctcctaacccccaaaactttacccttagactatccactgttgatctctccaaattcctaagaggtcagtaaggggcgtgcataagtgcaccagcgtgccttccgtcccctgtcctaaggtttcttcttttattttttactagtatcatgtatatgaatattattatatctttacatacccccaatatgtacttgataaaacaaatagaaacaaacaaataaataaacaaacaaacaaataaataaataaatggcagcgTATTTTGGAAAGCAAAGGAACAGATGAATCCCCGCAACCTTGTACCGCTCTCAGCAACCCGATCAACCTGATTGGGATGACCCCACTGAACACATTTCCCCGGTCCCCCATAATCTACTGATCCATGAATCAACTGAGCAGGTCAGGTTAGAAGAAAAAGGCTTTAAACCACAGAGACAGAGTAAAACCAAACAGGGTGTTAAGCGCACAGTGAAAATACAGCTTGCAAAGCCTTTGGAACTCTGATTCCTAACGTGGAGCACATGCCCcacaagaaggggggggggggaggcaatttgatttttaatggggacaaTTGATAtcttaaaccaagttaatggccttttagattTCCTCTGTATGtacagtagttcactttttgaatacaatggtacctctacttatgaacttaatttgctccatgatcaagttcttaagtagaaaagtttgtaagaagaagcaatttttcccataggaatcaatgtaagagcaaataatgtgtgctattagggaaaccacaggtgagagcctgtttcctctcaggagattcctagagaggccctacagaggcttctccccgccttttctggcccttgtttcctcccaggagattcctagagaggccctacggaggcttctctccaccttttccagccctgtttcctcccaggagattcctagagaggccccacggaggcttctctctgccttttcgcttacagtttcagaggctcgggtttgtaagtaaggcaaaaaaatcttgaacacccggttcttttctacaaaagttcataagtagaggcattcttaggtacagGAACCACTGTAgttagaattatatgtcatgggggtgggggggcatcaggattttagagatgcttgggtggggcatagccaaaaaaaaaaaaggttgggaaccactgtgttTAGAGCCACCTGGTTAATCGTGATTAGGAGAGCTCTGCCGCTGGCTTGAGATCTGTAGCACATTAAGTCCTGAGCTGTCTACAGTTGAGTTGGTTTCAATGGACCTGGAAGTTTTCAATGGCAAAGCAGGATTTGTTAAAGTTTGCTTTTTGTACCAAGGAATAGGTTTGTCTAGtgcagaggtctccaatcttggcaacttttacgacttgtagactttaattcccagaattcctcagacagctcatgctggctgaggaattctgggaattgaagtccacgagtggtaaagttgccaaggttggagaactctGGTCTAGTGAACGTCTGTTCCTTTACTTCAGAAAACAATGGCACTGTTTCCCTAGAGATCTTTCTCTGCTACCAGTGTTCTTCAAAAACAGGAGACTTTAGAATTTTCAGCAGAGTAagtgtgtgttttatttattttattttattttattaattaaatttgcatgccgcccatTCCCAggggacttagggcggcttacaacaatagaaataataaatgaacatAAACAATTAATAACAACAGTAATATAAAATCTCATTCATGCAGTCACACCATACCAtacattcagtgaagggctgcaaaacttttTCCTACagcactgtgggcctggcttattgtgtgggtgcggcttgctggccatgtgaccaggtgggtgtggcttgacaagCCTGTAACGGGGTTGCTTAACAGTCATGGGACTAGGTAGgaatggcttaccaaccaagataagttttcaaataggtgcttggactctttttcagttgatttaagtcacattatttgaatagtcaccaaagggacaaatgatagacagcattatttgctgaaaagcacagtaatattttaaggttttgtactgaatcaacaaggttcagtatgataacagattaggcaagtagctcaattttctttaattgctataaaagttcagttttagatagtgattaaaatgattaaagtgtctatgggtaaaaacatactatttaattgtttcctattttaaaagtacttaagaatcatactaaggtactagagaaggaagggcaatacaAACTATTAAGtagtcaataaatagtgcataaacttcctccatgggggcagcaacccatcactgcatACATCCCAATTCATGTCTTATTGAGTCCAGAATCAAAGGAAGTGTCAATTACTCACTTGTTCGATGATTCAGTCTTTTGTCAGTTGGCCACAATTCCAGCCAGAATTGATTGTGAGAAACTGCTCTTTTTATAACCTCATGTTCTGCCATTTGCCAACATTTTGTCTTCTGTTGTTCTCCTCTTCAATTGCCTTCAATTTTCCCAAACTTTAGGATCTTTCCAATGACTTTGTTGTTGACATATGTGTCCAATAATCTGAGCTTTGCCTTCATTATCAGAGCTTCCAATCAGCACTCTGGTTTCACTACAACTAATTTctacttgggggaaaggaaatgTCCTAGTACTTAGTCACATTCTGTGTTTAAAGCTttgatagcaacagcacttagatttatataccgctttgtaATGCTTTGCAGGGTTCGCATTTTACCCACCCCGAgaaagatagaaggctgaatcaaccttgagcctggtgagatttgaactgccaaattgcagtcagcaaaagtagcctgcagtgctgcactccaaacactgtgccaccatggtccAACCTCCAGTTGGATGGAACAGGGTGGTAATTGCAGCCAACATACTCTCAGGGTTAAAATTATAGTCCAAGACCTACAAATAATAGCTTGCTTTTTTACCCATTCCCCATTACAATTTCACTACATACCTTTTACTTGCTGGGATAATACCTACATCAAAGTCGGTCAGCAGCAGCAGATTTTAGCAGCTGGCAGGTGTCCATTCAATAGCGATTTGAACTGTGCAGAAGTTGTTAGTGCAAATTAAGACACTGCACTGCGCTATAAGGAAAATCAAATCTAGTTCAGCAGAGATAGTAGGACCATGGACAGCTCCAAGTGAGACTTGTTGGTCCCATTCTCTCCCATTATTAGGACAATGGAAGGATGTTGATTCAGCACCCCAACTGATATTTATTTTTTACCAGTCCTGAACTGTAGTGTTGTGTAATCTACACATTCTCTGTGGAGGAAGGATCTCCCTTGATTTGCAACCCCAAATTTCTGTAAGGGTAACAGAGATGGAGAAGGTGCCGGTGAAATGTTAGCATTGAGAAAGCAGATCGTGAATGTGGACAGAACTGACTTTCTCTCAAAAGTCCATCAATTTGAAATTTGTCTAATACATCTAGAGAGCAGCAAAATAGGAAAAaggctttttttaatttttatttttttaaaaaaaatttgaacagtttttaaaacatttaaatacaaataTGCATTTGTACTATATGtacaaatgtgtatatatataaatatttgtatataaatatacaaatatttatatgtatgtagattgttctgagttcgggttttgccccgtgtaatattttgcataacATAAAACAACATAACAAAACCTAAACAGGGAAAACTTTTATTATCCCATTCTACTATCCTGTCAAAAGTATAAGATTTTAAGACTCAAGCTTATATTACTTGGTTGGTTGTTTCCATCTACCAAGTTGATTGATCCAACTACATATTTTAACTCTTTTTAGGCCTACTACTAGTTACTCGAAGCAAAGAGAGTGTattgaatattaaatataagctataaacatagaaacatagaaacatagaaacatagaagtctgacggcagaaaaagacctcatggtccatctagtctgcccttatactatttcctgtattttatcttaggatggatatatgtttatcccaggcatgtttaaattcagttactgtggatttatctaccacgtctgctggaagtttgttccaaggatctactactctttcagtaaaataatattttctcatgttgcttttgatctttcccccaactaacttcagattgtgtccccttgttcttgtgttcactttcctattaaaaacacttccctcctggaccttatttaaccctttaatatatttaaatgtttcgatcatgtccccccttttccttctgtcctccagactatacagattgagttcattaagtctttcctgatacgttttatgcttaagaccttccaccattcttgtagcccgtctttggacccgttcaattttgtcaatatctttttgtaggtgaggtctccagaactgaacacagtattccaaatgtggtctcaccagcattctatatagtgggatcataatctccctcttcctgcttgttatacctctagctatgcagccaagcatcctacttgctttccctaccgcctgactgcactgttcacccattttgagactgtcagaaatcactacccctaaatccttttcttttgaagtatttgccaacactgaactgccaatacaatactcagattgaggattccttttccccaagtgcattattttacatttggaaacattaaactgcagtttccattgcttagaccatttatctagtaaagctaaatcatttaccatattacagacgcctccaggaatatcaaccctattgcacactttagagtcatcggcaaataggcaaaccttccctaccaaaccttcccctatgtcactcacaaatatattaaaaagaataggacccagaacagatccttgtgggacaccgcttgtaacctgactctgctcagaatactcgccattaacaataactctctgatgtctacgcttcagccagctgcaaatccattgaactatccagggattaagtccaatcttcactaatttatctatcagctctttatgtggaaccatatcaaaggctttgctgaagtccaggtaggcaatat
This genomic stretch from Erythrolamprus reginae isolate rEryReg1 chromosome 5, rEryReg1.hap1, whole genome shotgun sequence harbors:
- the GHSR gene encoding growth hormone secretagogue receptor type 1, yielding MDYDNNTQTEVSYLFPAPLLTSVTVTCLLFFTVGILGNLMTMLVVFKFQDMRTTTNLYLSSMAFSDLLIFLCMPLDLFRLWQYQPWNFGDLLCKLFQFVSECCTYSTILNITALSAERYFAVCFPLRAKAIITKTKVKLLILMLWVISFVSAGPIFVLVGVEHENGTNPLDTNECRITEYAIHSGWLTIMVWTSSVFFFLPVFCLTVLYSLIVRKLWKRKKKNIGPKTSIRDKYNRQTIKMLAVVVLAFVLCWLPFYLGRYLFSKTFEVESLDIAVISQYCNVVSFVLFYLSAAINPILYNIMSKKYREAAYRLFGMKPPRKKKLLAMTERRCHTSTESRLGAT